In Plodia interpunctella isolate USDA-ARS_2022_Savannah chromosome 30, ilPloInte3.2, whole genome shotgun sequence, the following proteins share a genomic window:
- the LOC128682392 gene encoding histone H2B has protein sequence MPPKTSGKAAKKSGKAQKNISKTDKKKKKHKRKESYAIYIYKVLKQVHPDTGISSKAMSIMNSFVNDIFERIAAEASRLAHYNKRSTITSREVQTSVRLLLPGELAKHAVSEGTKAVTKYTSSK, from the coding sequence atgccgcCGAAGACAAGTGGTAAGGCCGCCAAGAAGTCTGGCAAGGCCCAGAAGAACATCTCCAAGACtgataaaaagaagaagaagcacaAGAGGAAGGAGAGTTACGCCATCTACATCTACAAGGTGCTGAAGCAGGTTCATCCCGACACTGGTATATCCAGTAAGGCGATGTCTATCATGAACTCGTTCGTGAATGACATCTTCGAACGCATCGCTGCCGAGGCGTCCCGTTTGGCCCACTACAACAAGCGTTCCACAATCACGTCCCGGGAGGTGCAGACCTCCGTGAGGCTGCTGCTGCCCGGCGAGCTGGCCAAGCACGCCGTCAGTGAGGGAACGAAGGCCGTCACCAAATACACTAGCTCTAAGTAA
- the LOC128682390 gene encoding histone H2A, translating to MSGRGKGGKVKGKAKSRSNRAGLQFPVGRIHRLLRKGNYAERVGAGAPVYLAAVMEYLAAEVLELAGNAARDNKKTRIIPRHLQLAIRNDEELNKLLSGVTIAQGGVLPNIQAVLLPKKTEKKA from the coding sequence ATGTCTGGACGCGGTAAAGGTGGCAAAGTCAAGGGAAAGGCAAAGTCCCGCTCGAACCGTGCGGGTCTCCAATTCCCCGTGGGTCGTATTCATAGGCTCCTACGCAAGGGCAACTATGCCGAGCGAGTCGGTGCTGGCGCTCCCGTTTACCTCGCCGCCGTGATGGAGTACCTGGCCGCTGAGGTTCTCGAGTTGGCCGGCAACGCTGCCAGAGACAACAAGAAGACCAGAATCATACCGAGGCATCTGCAGCTGGCCATCCGCAACGACGAGGAGTTGAACAAACTTCTGTCCGGAGTCACAATCGCCCAGGGCGGTGTACTGCCCAACATCCAGGCGGTGCTCCTGCCCAAGAAGACCGAGAAGAAGGCGTAA
- the LOC128682389 gene encoding histone H1B-like, translating to MADTAVASEASAPATPAKKQPKASAAAGGVKKAKAKPTHPKTSEMVNNAIKELKERSGSSLQAIKKYIAAQYKVDAEKLAPFIRKYLKSAVESGALIQTKGKGASGSFKLESKSASSKKPAAAGSKKSASSAAAKSKKATAAASAASKSKKGASSGAASSSASSPSKGKASSAAKDKKAAAAKKKPAAAKKAAAPAKAKAAAAPKAKKTAKPPTKKPKAPKPKKAAATQKKAAAKKTPASKK from the coding sequence ATGGCAGACACGGCTGTAGCATCCGAGGCATCAGCGCCAGCGACGCCGGCGAAGAAACAGCCCAAGGCGAGCGCGGCCGCCGGTGGTGTGAAGAAGGCTAAAGCCAAACCTACTCATCCCAAAACTTCGGAGATGGTGAACAATGCCATCAAAGAGTTGAAGGAGAGGAGCGGCTCGTCACTTCAAGCGATCAAGAAATACATCGCGGCCCAATACAAAGTCGACGCGGAGAAATTGGCGCCGTTCATAAGGAAGTATCTCAAGAGCGCCGTCGAGTCCGGTGCCCTCATACAGACCAAGGGTAAAGGAGCTTCCGGCTCGTTCAAATTGGAATCGAAATCTGCGTCTTCCAAGAAACCGGCGGCCGCCGGTTCGAAGAAATCTGCATCTTCTGCGGCGGCCAAGTCCAAGAAAGCCACCGCAGCGGCCTCCGCCGCATCGAAGTCGAAGAAGGGAGCTTCTTCTGGCGCCGCCTCGTCGTCTGCCTCGTCGCCGTCCAAGGGCAAGGCGTCCTCCGCCGCTAAAGACAAGAAGGCAGCGGCAGCCAAGAAGAAGCCCGCCGCGGCAAAGAAAGCGGCCGCACCGGCGAAGGCGAAGGCCGCCGCAGCGCCCAAGGCGAAAAAGACAGCTAAACCGCCAACGAAGAAGCCGAAGGCGCCCAAACCGAAGAAGGCGGCCGCCACACAAAAAAAGGCCGCAGCGAAAAAGACACCCGCCTCCAAGAAGTAA
- the LOC135310021 gene encoding histone H4: MTGRGKGGKGLGKGGAKRHRKVLRDNIQGITKPAIRRLARRGGVKRISGLIYEETRGVLKVFLENVIRDAVTYTEHAKRKTVTAMDVVYALKRQGRTLYGFGG; encoded by the coding sequence ATGACCGGTCGCGGCAAGGGAGGGAAAGGTCTTGGAAAGGGAGGAGCCAAGCGTCACAGGAAGGTGCTTCGTGATAACATCCAGGGCATCACCAAACCGGCCATCCGTCGTTTGGCCCGCAGAGGAGGTGTCAAGCGTATCTCCGGTTTGATATACGAGGAGACGCGTGGTGTGCTCAAGGTGTTCCTCGAGAACGTGATCCGCGACGCGGTCACTTACACAGAGCACGCGAAGAGGAAGACCGTCACCGCTATGGACGTTGTATACGCTCTGAAGCGCCAGGGCCGTACCCTCTACGGTTTCGGCGGTTAG
- the LOC135310020 gene encoding histone H3, whose translation MARTKQTARKSTGGKAPRKQLATKAARKSAPATGGVKKPHRYRPGTVALREIRRYQKSTELLIRKLPFQRLVREIAQDFKTDLRFQSSAVMALQEASEAYLVGLFEDTNLCAIHAKRVTIMPKDIQLARRIRGERA comes from the coding sequence ATGGCTCGTACCAAGCAAACGGCCCGTAAATCTACCGGTGGTAAGGCACCCAGGAAACAGCTAGCCACTAAGGCGGCTCGCAAGAGCGCCCCCGCCACCGGCGGTGTCAAGAAACCCCATCGTTACAGGCCGGGAACTGTAGCACTCCGTGAGATCCGTCGTTACCAGAAGAGTACTGAGCTCCTGATCCGCAAGCTGCCCTTCCAGCGTCTCGTGCGTGAGATCGCACAAGATTTCAAGACCGATCTTCGTTTCCAGAGTTCGGCCGTTATGGCTCTTCAGGAGGCCAGCGAGGCGTACCTGGTAGGCCTCTTCGAAGACACCAATCTGTGCGCGATCCACGCCAAACGCGTCACCATCATGCCAAAGGACATTCAGCTGGCGCGCAGGATCAGGGGCGAGCGCGCTTAG